From the genome of Nicotiana sylvestris chromosome 1, ASM39365v2, whole genome shotgun sequence:
TTCGAGTCGAACCAAACTAGCAAATAGTGGGGCGATTGGTAGTTCGGGCAGTAGAAAGGCTTGGAAGGCAGCTGTAAGGGATTGAAAGCGCATAGTCCCTCGATTCAGGGATCGGTAGCGTCTTCCTTGGTCGGTAGGTATGCATGAATAGAGCTTCCAGGAGTTAGTGCATTGGATTCCTGGGCAATTGCATCTAGTAGAGCTGGCTAAAGACCAAAGCAATCTCCTTTCTAGTCTAGTCTAGTCTTCTAGCCTTGGAAATGAGTCCTTAAACTCCCCTAGCTGCATTAGCGGTCTTAGCATTTTCCCTCTTTTTTCGGACGAGTCAAGTAAGTCCAGAAAGAGTGAATCGTCGAATAGGGGGGAAGTAATATCACGACAAAAGCCTTTTGGGTCGGAAGAGCAAGATTCTTTTTTTCGATCTGGTAGGAGGGGAAGGAGGACATAGCTTTCGATTAAGCATTTGTGTGGGTTTAGCTCTGCTCTCTAAGGGCTTCTTTTCTTAGCTTCACCGGCCGGAAAGATAATTCATGTGCATCAACAAAGGTCTACCAGTTTCTTTGTATAGGCACATCTTCGTCCTAGTGAAATCCTCGTTCACACAGGCCTATGCCCCCCCTGTGGTAATCATCCGGATTTCTCTGTCCCAGGCCAGATTTGTTCACAAATCTCGAATGTTACTTTTTTGTACGAATCTGATCTTTTCTGGACAAATTAAATTtgtttagtagcttctttttaaaTTTGTATTGGTATAATTAAACTTATTAAAATTATAATCCTGAGttcaataattaaaataaactatgAGTTCTGTGGTAAGTTAAATTTCAAATTTTGGATCtcttatgtatatatacaaaTGTATTGTATATGCATGTGTATGAAGGGAAATTCTATCCGTTCAGTCAAGGTCAATTTAAATGTTcattaaaaattaaagagaaaATTATCACAATGATGTGGTCATAATTCAATAATGCTAATAACAATGGTCCCATACTTACTAGGACACTAGGGCCTTGTAGGGCAATAATAAAAACAGAGAGAATGTAATGTCATGACGCATGAAAATTTGACTAAATAAAGCTAAATTTCACCAAAATCCTCAACATTACACTTTGATATGATCAAAACCATTTTGTTGAAGAAGTTGATATAACAGTTGACTGTGACATctatgccaaaaataaaaaagaaataaaaaatagaaaaaataaattatCTAGAATAGTATTTGAAACGTATATGGGATTTCAGAGTGAAAATAACACGAGCtagtcagttttcggattggtaattaaaaaatagccagcgtttgcaaagttattaaaaaatagccactattttgctgcaacacggaaagttccagcataataaaCTGGcgattggtgcacctgtgtatgaacttgcAGCAtatggaaagttccagcataatatactggagattggagcacatgtgtatgaacttcagcATATTATATGGaactagtatattatgctggaagttcacatgtaaaaaattcgaatTCCAGTATagtatgctggaatatttttcgaattttgaacagtgttttcattcatatttatctttacatgaaagtGGCCAAATTTCAATTATTTTGAAACTGtaattatttttcaattaccacttgtaaatctgactatttttgaatttcaccgatTTCGATACTTACTGGCCCATTAATTCATTTCGCGCTTTGTATTAAAGATTTTTTAATTTACAGCCTCGAATTCGAGAATTCTGGTTAATGGTTAAAGGATACGATTAATAAAAAATTAATCGTATCTATCAATGTATGATATATGTTTGAACAAATTTACCTCTTTCACCAAACCATGATTAATAACTGTATGTTTTCACCCAGAGGCAGATTTATCGGATAAATTATGGAACACGTGAACTCGTGTTTTTTCCATCAAACTATGTATTTTATGTATGTATTTTTTAAAATTGATTTAATATTATATGTTGGCATTCATATTCTAAAAAGGCTAAATAATGCACTTAGTTGAATTCTGAGTTATTTACTCAAAGTAACATGGATATTTTATCTTGGTTTCTATCCGATGTCCGGTACTTGTATAAGGACCCGATTAAATTCGGATGCGCATCTAAAAATCCCACATTGGAAAGTAAAATACTCTCTAACAAAGATAACTCCATGTCCAGAGCTCAAACCTAGGTAATGGTGCACCTATAAGAAaggtaaaaaagaaaaggaaaagagaactaactAAATTACCTCAACCCCAACAAGGCCATAACTCCCATAAAAGCTCAAAAAATCTCATCAAATTCTTCCCCCATTTTATGTTTCCGTTTCTATTTCCAGTCGACTACTCGCATTGTGCCACGATCCCCGTAGCCTGTTGCAGAGTATCTCCACAAAACCAGGGTCACGCATAGGCAATAGTTCTACACATAGTATCTACACATAGGCAATAGTTCTAATCTGAACCGTTCACGTAACACCTTTCGCTACGTGTCACAATCTTAAACCCTTAACTTTACCCTATGCCTTAATACCTTCACTTGAGCAAAAACCccgtaatttttaaaataatccGTGCACGTAATTTCCGACGTGGAATTTAATATCCTAGTCAGCAACCCACCCACCCCTTTGCTCTTCACTTCAATTCCCTCTATATAAACACCTCAAAGCTCATCTATCATTTTAACTTCAATTTCACAAAAAACCAAAATCTAAgcgaaaaacaaaaggaaaaatagaaagagaATGAAAAGTCATTCATTTTTCTCCTTCACATAGTTTCCCCTTTCCCGGCGATAACGACCTCTCGTCGGAAAATGAATATTCCGGCGACATATTCCTTACTTCACAAATGTAATGCTCGTGTTTCTGTTCATTATAGTCACGTTTTCCATGAAAAATCCTTGACCTAAAATACActcattcttttcttttcctcaacTCCGAATCCAAATTTCGgccaatttttccttttttttcttaaagTAAAAGTAAGTATGACTGCTTTGATTGATTCGCTGAGGTTATCTTTGATATTTGTAACGGTGATGATGTTGATCGGATGATGTGCAATTGTGTAAAACTGTAAACTTTGGTGCAAGTTTTGGTAAAGGAAGAGGAGTAGGTGAATATTATGATGAAGCATTGATTTTAGATGAAATTTGATTTTAATCTTTCTTGTATTAGTGAGCTTTTCCTTTTTCTTCGTGTATTTGTGCGATAAAGTGAAGTTGTCTGTAAGGATTTTGGGCTGCTTTTAGTTGAGTGGTTTCAGATGcagaattttgatttttgattctgACATCATCACGCAAAGCGAGTAGGTTTTAAAAAGCTCTGAAAATTGAGCAGAACTGACACGGAGAGTATAATTAGGCtgtacagagagagagagagagagactgtgTGTACCATTAACTGAGGATGCCTCCGATGAAAATTCAGCCGATCGATTCTCCGACATACAGAGAATCGATCCAAAACGATACAGCAAAGCCTGTGGTGAAATCGCGACTCAAAAGGTTCTTCGATCGACCGTTCCCTAGCGTCTTACGGATTTCGTCGGCAGCAGAAAAGCCGAATGCCGCCGGCGCCGGGAATGAATTGCCTTATATAAAAGATGGAGGAGCAGTTACTGAGTTCGAGCCTAGCTCAGTTTGTTTAGCTAAGATGGTTGTTAATTTCATCGAGGAGAACAATGAAAAGCCATCGGCTGCTAAATGTGGACGGAATCGTTGCAATTGTTTCAACGGCAACACCAATGATAGCTCCGATGACGAGTTTGACGGTTTCGCTGACTCAGTTACAAACTCCTCTTTTGGTGATTCTTCTGAAACTCTCAAGGTAAGAAAATTATCACTATAACAATCAAGTATTTCTCTTTCTTTCGATTCGTTGTTTCGAATTTATCTGATTATTCCTTTTGTCGTGATATTTCAGAGCTTAATTCCGTGTGCAAGTGTTGTTGAAAGAAATCTGTTAGCTGATACCTCCAAAATTGTCGAGAAAAACAAAGCTTCTAAACGTAAAGACGATTTGAGAAAAATTGTGACCGATGAACTCTCGAAACTTGGCTACAATGCTTCCATCTGCAAATCCAAATGGGAAAAGACTTCTTCTATACCTGCAGGTACATAATTTATGTTTTTACTTTTGTATGTTCTTTATTGATGTGTCAAATTTAGGTCAACATATgtactgatttttcttttttctttttcggaAATTGTTCATTTAGGTGAATATGAGTACATTGATGTGATTGTAGAAGGGGAAAGAGTGTTGATTGATGTAGATTTCCGATCGGAGTTTGAGATTGCCCGATCGACGGGGAGTTACAAGGCGGTTCTTCAATCGCTGCCGTTCATCTTCGTCGGAAAATCCGATCGGCTTCTGCAAATTGTATCGATTGTCTCGGAAGCGGCTCGGTTGAGTTTAAAGAAGAAAGGCATGCACATCGCTCCCTGGCGTAAAGCCGAGTACATAAAATCCAAATGGCTTAGCCCTCACACTCGAACAAATGATACAGCCGAGAAAACAACCGGCACTGACGCCGTAGCCGAATCACAAGCCGGAGACCAGAGTGAGGTCAAGGAGGAGGAATTAGCTGAAGCTGCTGAAAGTAAAGAAATATCTGATTCTGAATTTGGAGAATTGGAGCTGATTTTTGGTGAGAAAACGCTGTCGTCCGCGTCTTTCGAGTTCAATAGCAACGAGACCAAATCGTCAACGTTGCTTACATCGCCGCCGCCGGTGAAGTTTTCCGGCAGCGAGGAAGAGAAGCCTGTAATGCCGGTAATGATGACGTGGCAACCTCCGGCATTGAAGCCCAAGAGTTGCGACAGAGGAAACAAGATCGTCGTCACCGGATTGGCTACCCTTCTCAGGGAGAAACCCTAAAACAAAGTTTTGTTTACTTTTTTCTgaaaattttctaactttttaaaaaaaattctagtaCGTACAaattataaatatataaaaatatatagaacGATCGGAGTTTCAGATTTTATGATCGGAAaccctttttttcaatttttccgtTCTCCGTTataattcctttttcttttcttttttttcgcaAGGGCCTGTAATAAGAATCTAGAACTATCCTTGTTGTAATAATTTTCCAAAGTATTAAAAATTGCAAAAAAGAGAACAAATCATTACGCATATCGTTTGCCATTTCACTTTTCTTTATTATTGGTAACATGATGTACAAGACAATTTGCATTTAGTTAATCTTTTCTAATGCAAATATTAGTAAATAATTTTATGTCTTGAACTTGTGATCTAGTTTATCGAAAATGATCAATAAGTATCGAAAATAATTATATACTCCTTCAATTTCACTCTTTTGTCTTGGGTAAATTTTTTCGAAATTCAGATATAGCCTGTTAGATACATATCCAAATGTTTCCTAACTAGGGAACAATATGTGTTTTCAACCTTTTTTTAATTTCACTTTTATTCatttgagaaaaataatttaGGGGTATGGAGATGAATACATAGGAAGAAGAGAATGCAGGGCGTGGGAGGGATGACGGCAGTAACTCGTGCCATCTTGAACGCCGTGAAGAAGAGGCAAAGCGGTAAGGGGAGGAGTCAATAGAATAACGTGATATTCTCTCTTTTCGTATGTGTTGTCAAATTGAGtaaccttttcttttttccccctTTTAATTCTTTTTGAAGTGTTCaatcgtttttttttttgaatttctaggTGTAATATATACAAATTCCAAGTAGGGCCGTGCATAATTTGATAAATATCGAATTACCATaccaaaattgaaaattttggtATTTAGTATACGGTATTTTGGTATttggtttaaattttaaaaaaaatttggtattaggtatggtatttagtattttaaaataaaataccgaaataacgataccgtaccgaaatatatattatattacataaaacacatattatcaattataatataaatataaaaaatctaaaattttacttttctttattctcttatcAATTAGCTCTAAACAAGTAAAGacatttctaatgatcaaatATTCTTTTATTTACAATTTTCTATATTTGGGTCAATATTTGCTAGTTTAGGACAAAAAATTTGTCAACAAACATTTCCACTTTTGtatttttgagtactttaattaagaatattagagTCTATGGTGCtatgcactagttagtattcaaacTGAATAAACTGAAGTTACCGAATCGAATAAACCAAAACCAAAAGGAGAAAAATCGAACCATACCGTATTTAATTAGGTACGGTATTGGTATAGGATTTTAAAAATCGAATACcggaaataccgaaccgaaatatcTAAATACCATACCATACCGACCGACGAACACCCCTAATTCCAAGGTACCTATCCATTTTAAACCTAGGATGGCATAAATTATCTTGAGGGCTACatcatatcgagtcctgaaaacGCACGTATCATGTGAACTTGTGTTATGTTTGTTAAATGAAGAGAGCCTCCATGGCTGTAGAGGATTTCTTAGAAGAAGCTAAAAGAGGAAATGGAAATTGTAATGTTCCATTCATTCTCATCCCTTGCAAATGAGGTATATACACGGTTATATACTACTCCTAACTAATTTAACTTACAGGTGTCCTTACACTGTTGGACAACTTGCTAACTACTTGACTAACCACTAACTGCTTTCTTAACACCCTCCCTCAAACTGATGGTTTGAAGATATCCTTCAAGCCCAGCTTGGACACTAAGTGATcatgttgcaatcttcctaaactCTTGGTAAGAAGGTCAGCTTGTTGCTCTTTTGTGGGGATGTGATGAGTTTTTACGGCACCCTGTAAGATTTTCTCGTACAAAATGACACTCAATGTCTATATGTTTAGTCCTCTCATGAAAGATGGGATTAGCTGCAATTTGGATTGCAGCCTTGCTGTCACAAAAGAGATCAACTGGTAGACTTACACCAACCTCTAGCTCTTTGAAGAGTCCTATGAGCCAGGTTATTTCAGCAACTGTAGATGCCATACTCCTGAATTCAGCTTCAGCAGAGCTTCTTGCAACTGTATCTTGTTTCTTTGACTTCCGTGAGATCAAGGCATTCCCAAACTTAACTAGGTACCCTGTTACTGACTTTCTAGCCTGTAAGCATCCACcccaatctgagtcacaatatgcTCTTAGTTTATTTGATCCTTCTGAAGGCATTAGTAAGCCAAGACCTGGAGAAGTCTTGACATATTTCACAACTCTAAGAGCAGCTTCCCAGTGAGACTGCTTAGGCTTGTGCATATACTGCACTTAAAGTCTGTACTGCAAATGCTATATCAACCCTAGTCATGGTAAGATACAATATCCTCCCTACCAGTCTTTGGTATGCTCATATATCCTTAATTAGTTTATCTTCATACTCAGAAGCTCCTACAGTAGTGCCATACTCCATAGATGTGAGCTTCAAATTGGATTCAAGAGGTGTTCCTGCAGGTTTAACACCTGCTAGTCCCATCTCAGATATCAAATCCAAAGCATACTTCCTTTGGCTCATAATAATTCCATCTTTTGATTTTGCAACTTCTATTCCCAGGAAAAACTTAAGTTCTCCTAGGTCCTTCATTTTGAACCTGAGCTTCAGATCATTTCTAGTCTGAGTTATCAGACCTAGACTGCTTCCACTTATTATCAGATCATCTACATAAACTAACATAACAACCAACTCAACTTGAACCTTCTTTGTGAAAAGAGAATAGTCAAAATGACTTTGAATAAAGCCTAACTGTACTAAGGCATCAGTCAACTTCCTGTTCCACTGCCTGGGTGCTTGTTTCAGACCATACAGAGATCTATGAAGTTTGCAAACCTTGTGAGACCCTCCTTGGCTTGCAAACTCTTGTGGTACATCCATGTAGACTTCTTCTAGGAGCTCACCATGCAAAAAAGAATTGTGAACATCTATTTGGAAAAGAGGCCACTATTTGGCTGCAACCACTACAATGACTGATCTTACATTCACCATTTTTGCAAGAAGAGAGAAAGTTTTAGTATAGTCAAGCCCTTCTTTTTTACTGTAACCTTTAGCCATCAGTCTGGCTTTGTATCTCTCAACTTCACCTAATGATGTATATTTCACTTTGAACACCTATTTACAGCCAATAGGAACCTTCCCAGCAGGTAACTCTACTATAGACCATGTGTGGTTCTCTTCTAAGGCTGAGATTTCAACTTTCATAGCCTCAATCCATTTAGGATCCTTGACAGCTTCAGCATATGATTGTGGTTCTACAACTGCAAAGTAGGATGATGGGGCTTTGGCATAGGAGTCAGAGATATTTTCATAACTAACACATGTTGAGAGAGGATAAGAGCAATTTGCTTTGCCTTGAGAGAAAGTAACATAATCTTTTATCCAGATAGGAGGTTTACTGGTTCTCCCAGATCTTCTAGGATGTGAGACTCCTATCAATTGATCATTTAAGGTGGAAGACTGAGGAATAGGCTAATCAAGAGTGAAATTAGTTGGTGATACTAATTTAGATTCAACAGGTACTTGTGTTGGCTGATCTAAACTATGCTGAGCAGGTGAAGTAGAAATAGGAGAGGATAGAGAAGAAGGTGTAGGAGGAGAAGAAGAGACTGAAGATGGTGAAGAGGAGGATATAGAGACATTATTAGGCAATAAGACTCGAGGAATGTCAATGGTACGAAATAAGGAGAGTAGATGAGATGAGTGTTGGAAAGGAAAAATGTTTTCTTTGAACATAACATCTCTACTGACTAAGAACTCTTTGGTATGAATGTTGTACATTCTGTATCCCTTTTGAGTCATAGAATATCCAAGAAAGACTACTGGTGAGGCTCTAGGTGAGAACTTGTCACTTCTTTTGACATCAGTAACATAACCTAGACAACCAAAAACTCTCATATGATCTAAAGAGGGTTGATGACCAATTAGTAGTTCAAATGGAGTTCTATCCTGCAATATATGTGTTGGTAGTCTGTTCATGATGTAGACTGCAGTTAGTACACATTCCCCCCAGAATCTTAGTGGAACACTTGCTTGAAATCGCAGTGCCCTGGCCACATTGAGAATGTGTCTGCGTTTCTTCTCAGCTATTCCATTTTGCTGTGGAGTATAGACACAGGAAATCTGATGAACAATCCCTAAAGACTGCAACAATTCTGTCATTTGAGAGTTAAAGAACTCATTCCCATTATCTGTTCTTAAGAATTTTACAGTACATGAGTAAACATTCTTGATCATAGTAAAAAACTGTCTGATAACAACAATTACTTCAGCTTTAGAAGGCAACAAAAAAACCCAAGTAAACTTGGAATGATCATCTACTAGTATGAGAAAATATTTCTTCCCATCATGAGTAGGTACCCTATAGGGCCCCCAAACATCAGCATGAAGTAAGTGAAAACATGCAGTTTCCACAGAGGTGCTAAGAGGAAATGAGAGCCTTGTTTGCTTAGTAATAAGACAGACAGTACATTGCTTAGTCTCACTATTACACTTCAAATGTTGAAAACATTTTAACTTCCTAGGAACATCAATTTGCACATGACCTAATCTCTTCTGCCACAGAGATACACTTGAGCTATCATCCTTTATTGTATTTACAAAAGATCTTCTAGAGTCTTAATTGTTATTTCCTCCTCCATTTGTTTGATCCTTGTTACCTGAGATGTAAATGTAAAGGCCTTCATCTTCTTTACCAATCTCCCTCACTCTCCCATTGAAGAGGTCCCGAAAAAGACAGAAGTCAGGACAGAACAAAGCCAAACATCTAAGCTTCTTTGTTAATTTTGAGACAGACAGAAGCTTATATTTGAAATCTGGTATATGCAACACATTTGTAATTTTCTGTCCTTGTAGCACACTTGTAGACCCTGTATGTTTGACACTTGCTATCTTTCCTGTTGGTAGATGAACCTTTCTAATACTAGTTTCATCAGTACTTCTAGGTTCCTCTAAGATTTTGAGACTTTTTACCATGTGGTTGGAGGCATTTGTATCGACAATCCACCTAACCTCAGCCCAGTAACTACAAAAGATAGAGTCATACCTGCTGACATAACACTACTTGGTGGATCACTTTGACTAGAAAATATGATGCCGGATTTGCCCAAGAGATGCAGAATCTGATTATACTGATCAACTGTGAACTGAGGCACTCCTGCAATCACTCTTTGACCACCCTGACTTGTTGAATCAAGATTACTCTGCTGGATTCCTACAAGGTTAGTTGCATCCTCAAAGCTTCACTACTGGGGCCACTATTAGTTAGAGGCCCTGTGTATTGAGTAGCATTATTAGGTCCAACCTTTCTTTTCTAGTTGAATTCTGCAGGATAGCCATGAAGCTTGTAGCAAGTGTCCCTTGTGTGACCTTTGTATTTGCAGTAGTCACAAAATAAATTGTTCCTTTTAGGCTTGTAGTTACGTGTACCTTGAGTGTTTCCTTTTCCACTAAACATAGCTATTCCTTCATTTTCTATAGAGGTTTGAGCAAAATTAACCACAGATCTTCTACTTTCTTCTGCTATTATCACAGAATAAGCTTTGTTTATAGTTGGAGTAGGACTCATCATCATAATCTGATTACTAGATTGTGAGTTAGTCTCATTTAAACCCATCAAAAACTGCAGCAACCTGTGATTACCAAAATGTTCTGCATATCTCTTCAATTCCTCACAACCACATCCAAGGCAAGACATCAATGCATCAAACTCTGCCCAAAGTTCTTTTAGCTTAGCAAAGTATATTGACATAGAGGAGATGCCCTGAGACAAGGTAGCAATTTGTTTGTGCAGAAACAGAATTCTAGATCCATTAACCTTGTCAAAACTCTCTCTAAGATCAGCCCACACTTTCTGTGCACTAGTTGCATACACCATGCCACTTAATAGTTCATTACTAACAGAATTTATGATCCATGACAAAACTATCACATTACATTTCTCCCACAAATCATGTAAAGCAGGAGGAAATTTGTCCTTAGTGTATCTACCATCAACAAAACCTAATTTACTCTTGCCTAAGAGACTGATACGCATAGAGCTGCTCCACATAATATAGTTCTCATGTCCAGTTAGTTTGATTGATCAACATCATCCTTTATTTCTTGCTGATCGATCAACATCATCCTTTAGTTCTCATGGAGTATCAGAAGGCTGAAGAAATAAAGGATGATGTTGATCGATCACTATTTCACCCACACGACTTAGATCTGCTACTAGAGTTGCATCAGCAGTAATGTCTTCAGCTTCTGTATCTGAGCTAGCACTAATACCTCCGATCGTCATTGAAGGATGAAGAGAAATAGAGCTTATAGAAAGCAATTACACAAAGACGAAGAAATGATACCTAATTGCTCACAGGTGATTCAATCTAGAGTGGAATGAATCGAAGCAATTACATAGATCTTTGATGAGATTCGATACTCAGATCAAAACTTGAGCAGTCCGCATGAATTGAACGTCTTCacgggctctgataccatgttaaatgAAGAGAGCCTCCATGGCTGCAGAGGATTTCTCAGAAGAAGCTAAGAGAGGAAATGGAAATTATACTATTCCATTCATTCTCATCCCTTACAAATGAGGTATATACATGGTTATATACTACTCCTAACTAACTTAACTTATAGCTGTTCTTACACTGTTGAACAACTGACTAACTACTTGACTAACCACTAACTAACCACTAATTACTTTCATAACAATGTTTTATAAACTCTTCCCTTTTCTCTTTTATTCCTATATGGGATTCACTTAAAGTGACGTGTACACCTCTTATTCACAAGTTTGCCAAGTTAGAAACTTGACAGTCCTGTTTAAACTGCCCCCATCAACCTGCCTTTCGTCATGGGCGTCTCAAAAAGTTGTCTGGTGGACTGATTGGATGAGATTTCTTCA
Proteins encoded in this window:
- the LOC104249132 gene encoding uncharacterized protein encodes the protein MPPMKIQPIDSPTYRESIQNDTAKPVVKSRLKRFFDRPFPSVLRISSAAEKPNAAGAGNELPYIKDGGAVTEFEPSSVCLAKMVVNFIEENNEKPSAAKCGRNRCNCFNGNTNDSSDDEFDGFADSVTNSSFGDSSETLKSLIPCASVVERNLLADTSKIVEKNKASKRKDDLRKIVTDELSKLGYNASICKSKWEKTSSIPAGEYEYIDVIVEGERVLIDVDFRSEFEIARSTGSYKAVLQSLPFIFVGKSDRLLQIVSIVSEAARLSLKKKGMHIAPWRKAEYIKSKWLSPHTRTNDTAEKTTGTDAVAESQAGDQSEVKEEELAEAAESKEISDSEFGELELIFGEKTLSSASFEFNSNETKSSTLLTSPPPVKFSGSEEEKPVMPVMMTWQPPALKPKSCDRGNKIVVTGLATLLREKP